One stretch of Arachis hypogaea cultivar Tifrunner chromosome 20, arahy.Tifrunner.gnm2.J5K5, whole genome shotgun sequence DNA includes these proteins:
- the LOC112786937 gene encoding uncharacterized protein has product MNLTTMMMETKEEGMIIEENKKKSNENDKFTLKGSAAASSSTRQWSAFRNPRIVRVSRSFGGKDRHSKVCTIRGLRDRRIRLSVPTAIQLYDLQDKLGLSQPSKVIDWLLDATKLDIDKLPPLHFPQPCFQPPQTLFPHLLHDPSSFWKPRFWELDSSASSSSSSRFLKGKDLMTTMPSDNNNNKAKWIFKSNNADHENQEFGGGYTTQRLFPMETQTTTNNNPFQSLFFSNNNNNNNSTPEASNLGSHGLLFPSSSCSSSSTSLYHHHHQVGDYYGSYPMMNNGGLMQLNHLSSLQVGPSGSSQLLFGPLSSATAVAAATPQIFTPYAPFVTTPSSLLEGSSHNNNNNNNGGGDSIKQQHQFINSHIHQFLNSSSSSTSSSSSTSLLLHHHHHSLFSSSSPVRPFFPTPFSSKLLDSSSSDRNGSHQPDHNNKATTTTTTTTSARS; this is encoded by the coding sequence ATGAATCTAACGACGATGATGATGGAAACAAAGGAAGAAGGCATGATAATAGaagagaacaagaagaagagcaaTGAAAATGACAAGTTTACCCTGAAAGGATCGGCGGCGGCGTCGTCATCAACAAGGCAATGGTCGGCGTTTCGGAATCCAAGAATCGTGAGGGTATCAAGGTCATTTGGGGGAAAAGACAGGCACAGCAAGGTTTGCACCATAAGAGGGCTTCGTGACCGTCGGATCAGGCTCTCAGTCCCCACCGCCATTCAATTGTACGACTTGCAAGACAAGTTGGGACTCTCTCAACCAAGCAAAGTCATCGATTGGCTTCTTGATGCTACAAAGCTTGATATCGATAAGCTTCCCCCTCTTCACTTCCCTCAGCCCTGCTTCCAACCGCCGCAAACCCTATTCCCTCATCTTCTCCATGACCCTTCCTCTTTCTGGAAACCCAGGTTCTGGGAATTGGACTCTTccgcttcctcctcttcttcttccaggTTTCTCAAAGGGAAGGACTTGATGACCACCATGCCTTccgataataataacaataaagccAAGTGGatcttcaaatcaaacaatgcAGATCATGAGAATCAAGAATTTGGAGGCGGTTACACTACTCAGAGACTTTTCCCAATGGAGACTCagactactactaataataatccTTTTCAGAGTTTGTtcttcagcaacaacaacaacaacaacaactctacTCCTGAGGCTTCTAATTTGGGAAGCCATGGATTGTTGTTTCCTTCtagttcttgttcttcttcttctacaagtctttatcatcaccatcatcaagtgGGAGATTACTATGGCAGTTATCCAATGATGAATAACGGGGGTTTGATGCAATTGAACCATTTATCTTCTTTGCAAGTAGGCCCATCTGGTTCCTCACAATTATTGTTTGGTCCTTTATCTTCTGCTACTGCTGTTGCTGCTGCTACACCGCAGATTTTCACACCTTATGCACCATTTGTAACAACCCCATCATCTCTTCTGGAAGGTAgtagtcataataataataataataataatggcggTGGTGATTCAATAAAACAACAGCATCAATTCATCAATAGTCACATTCATCAGTTCTTGAACTCATCGTCCTcatccacatcatcatcatcatcaacaagcCTTCTTCTCCATCACCATCATCATTCATTATTCAGTTCATCATCACCTGTCAGACCCTTCTTCCCTACACCCTTCAGTTCCAAGCTTCTAGATTCTTCCTCGTCAGATCGTAATGGAAGCCACCAACCAGATCATAATAATAaggctactactactactactactactacttcaGCTCGTTCTTGA
- the LOC112784973 gene encoding uncharacterized protein → MHHDDEDEYHPQSGFVCCFHSHQILRQGDKERLMVMESTASICSNSRGIPFFCHSSSSSSERNYLSPLIVKSMATQKPLPLVSKTVSSRKNSTVFPIGEQPRSSPATSSPPVKLLTRMEQLRLLSKAEKAGLLSAAENLGFSLSKIEQLGLLSKAEEFGVLSAATDPGTPGTLLTLSLGLLLLGPFFVYLVPEDNLGEVAAQLAVALICVLGGSAAFAASNFVSNLQKSK, encoded by the exons ATGCAtcatgatgatgaggatgagtatCATCCACAAAGTGGTTTCGTTTGTTGTTTCCATAGCCACCAAATCTTGAGACAAGGCGATAAGGAAAGGTTAATGGTTATGGAATCCACAGCATCCATTTGCAGCAACAGCAGAGGAATACCCTTCTTctgccattcttcttcttcttcttcggaaAGAAACTATTTGTCACCTTTGATTGTCAAATCCATGGCTACTCAGAAGCCCCTTCCATTAGTCTCTAAAACTGTTTCTTCTAGAAAG AATTCAACTGTGTTCCCAATTGGTGAACAACCACGGAGCAGCCCGGCGACAAGCTCGCCTCCGGTAAAGCTCCTAACAAGAATGGAGCAGCTAAGGCTTCTAAGCAAAGCAGAGAAAGCAGGGCTTCTGTCTGCAGCAGAGAATTTGGGGTTCTCCCTCTCGAAAATCGAGCAGCTTGGTCTCCTCTCAAAGGCAGAGGAGTTTGGAGTGTTGTCTGCTGCCACTGATCCCGGAACACCAGGGACACTCTTAACACTCAGCCTTGGTTTGCTTCTCTTGGGACCTTTCTTTGTTTACCTTGTGCCTGAAGACAACCTCGGCGAGGTGGCCGCACAGCTCGCAGTCGCCCTCATATGTGTCCTAGGTGGCTCTGCTGCTTTTGCTGCATCAAATTTTGTATCCAATTTACAAAAATCTAAATGA